A region of the Conyzicola lurida genome:
TTCAGCGGCGAGGAGGCACGGGCGGAACGTGGGACCCGGCTCGACGCCCGTACGTGGCTGCTCATCCGTGCCTGGATCTCACCTCTGGTGAAGATTCAGAACCTGGACGAACGAGACAGCGCTCCGTACTGGGTTGTGTCGACGCGGCATCCCGATGCCGTTGTCGCCGCCGTCGAGACGGCGAAACAACGCATCGCTGGTGGTAGTGCGGCTGATTAGGCGGCGCACTCCAGGCAGATCGGCCCGAGCTTGGTCTCGTGGTCGATCTGCGAACGGTGCTTCACGAGGAAGCATTCCACGCAGGTGAATTCGTCTGCCTGCGCGGGAAGCACGACCACGTCAAGGTCGTGCTCACTGAGGTCCCCACCCTCGAGTTCGAAACTGCCAGGGTTATCGGCGTCATCAACGTCGACTGAGCCAGACATCTTGTCTGGAACGCGCTCCTTCAGGGCCTCGATCGACTCTGTGTCGTCGTCGGTCTTACGGGGTGCGTCGTAGTCGGTTGCCATGCCCATCCACTTCTTGTATGCGTCTAGTTATCTAAATCGGCGGCCACAGTTTGCATCATTGGTATGCGAATAGCAAACCCAAATAGACACGTGTCGCGGCGCCAGGATTGGTAACTTACGGCGCGCCCACGGTATTCCCGGATTACCCGTCATAACCGTGGCATCCTTAGCGGGAATATCGAGCGCTGGAGGGTATCTCAGCATGCAAGACCTGCGAGTAATCGGAGTAGAAAACGGGGCACTCCTCGTCTCTTCCGTCGACGGCACCCGTTACCGGATCCCCATCGACGAGGTGCTGCAGTCACGGCTGCGACAGGCCGTCCCCGACCCCGGATCCGGGCGCAAGCTCGCCCCGAGGGAGATCCAGGCCCAGATCCGGTCCGGTATGTCGGCCCAGGATGTCGCGGCTGTCACCGGCGTGCCTCTGGAATACATCCAGAAGTTCGAGGGCCCGGTTCTCGCCGAACGCGAGTTCGTCGTGGAGACCGCACTGGGTGTGGCCGTGCACACGGCGAACGAGCCCGACCCGATGAGCATCGGGCGCACCTTCGGCATCGTCATCCGCGAGCGTCTGGTCGGCCTCGGCGCGGTCAACGAGCGCTGGGCGAGCTGGAAGGATGCGGAGACCGGCTGGATCGTCAAGCTGGCCTTCACCGCCGACCAGATCGACCACGACGCTCGCTGGAGCTTCGACCCCAAGCGCCTCACCCTCGCGCCGCTCAACAACGAGGCGATCACGCTCTCCCAACAGGGCGAAGCGGCGAGCACGCTCGTGCCGCGCCTTCGCGCCGTGAATGGCGACGACCGCGAGGCGGACAACTCCCGCTTCGACAGCGGCGCGTTCGATATCGACGACGAGTCGCTCGCCCACGACCACGCGCCTCTCTCCCAGGGACAGCAGGCGTCGCGGTTCGCCTCGACCGCACCCGTGGAGCAGACACAGGACCACAACCAGACCGCAGACCTCCTGGAGGCGCTCCGTCGCCGCCGGGGCGAGCGCGAAGCCGCGTCGTTCGGCGAGGACGAGCCGTCGGCCCACCCGAGCCGCTCCCCCAACGCCACCGGCGGCATCCGTCTCGTCGACGTTCCTCTCGGAGATTTTCTGACGGATGACGCGGACGACGACGGTCGCGCCACGGCCCCGCAGCCGGTCATCCCGACCAAGAGCACCGCACGCAAGGGCCGCACGGCCATGCCGAGCTGGGACGACATCGTCTTCGGCGCGCGGCCGGACGACGATCTGACGTAAGCGTCGCAGCGGGTTGAGCCTGTCGAAATCCCGGCTGAGGTCGGGGTTTCGACAGGCTCGACCCGCTTGAGGGCGCTACCTCCTGAACGCGCCCAGCCGCAGCAGCGGCACGCGCAGCTCCTCGGGCGACCACGAGCCGTGGTACCCGACCATGCGGGTGCCGTGGCCGAGCGTGCGTCCGTCGTAGTAGGCGATGCCCTTGCGTGCCGCGACGAGCAGGTCGCCGATGCGCGGCAGCACCTCGTCGCGCACCTCGCCGAACCAGCCGGCGGCGATGGCCTCGTCGCGCGTCGCGATCCAGGCGCGGTGCCCCTCGGCGGCACGCCAGGCGTCCACCACCGCGGCGCGCTGCCCGGCGCTCGCATCGGG
Encoded here:
- a CDS encoding DUF4193 domain-containing protein, coding for MATDYDAPRKTDDDTESIEALKERVPDKMSGSVDVDDADNPGSFELEGGDLSEHDLDVVVLPAQADEFTCVECFLVKHRSQIDHETKLGPICLECAA
- the sepH gene encoding septation protein SepH produces the protein MQDLRVIGVENGALLVSSVDGTRYRIPIDEVLQSRLRQAVPDPGSGRKLAPREIQAQIRSGMSAQDVAAVTGVPLEYIQKFEGPVLAEREFVVETALGVAVHTANEPDPMSIGRTFGIVIRERLVGLGAVNERWASWKDAETGWIVKLAFTADQIDHDARWSFDPKRLTLAPLNNEAITLSQQGEAASTLVPRLRAVNGDDREADNSRFDSGAFDIDDESLAHDHAPLSQGQQASRFASTAPVEQTQDHNQTADLLEALRRRRGEREAASFGEDEPSAHPSRSPNATGGIRLVDVPLGDFLTDDADDDGRATAPQPVIPTKSTARKGRTAMPSWDDIVFGARPDDDLT